A stretch of the uncultured Campylobacter sp. genome encodes the following:
- a CDS encoding septal ring lytic transglycosylase RlpA family protein — protein sequence MPQPSRVKFIFFSLFLVFFMSGCSFLTSPMGGITGGGSKKGGSGKINSSKGMHEATMRPYTINGKTYYPTVVKVGDRASGVASWYGPDFHGKRTSNGEVYDMHAMTAAHKTLPMNTMVRVTNIKNGKSIVVRINDRGPFVAGRVIDLSKIGAVKLDVFNAGTAPVLLEVVGFNGNVSDKTTAQAPQAKNKPSAQSSGIAKTQQQSFVGGVFMVQIGAFKNLSGANAQRQQYAGKYGNGAYDTVIKSYELDGGKVYRVFIAGFRSEDEAKDFINAGHIAGAFFVRE from the coding sequence TTGCCGCAACCGAGTAGAGTTAAATTTATATTTTTTAGCCTATTTTTGGTTTTTTTTATGAGCGGCTGTTCGTTTTTGACCTCGCCTATGGGCGGCATAACGGGCGGCGGTTCTAAAAAAGGCGGAAGCGGTAAAATAAACTCGTCTAAAGGTATGCACGAAGCCACGATGCGTCCCTATACCATAAACGGTAAAACGTACTATCCTACGGTCGTTAAAGTCGGCGATAGAGCTAGCGGAGTAGCTAGCTGGTACGGGCCTGATTTTCACGGTAAAAGGACGTCAAACGGGGAAGTATACGACATGCACGCTATGACGGCGGCGCATAAGACGCTACCGATGAATACGATGGTACGCGTGACGAATATAAAAAACGGCAAAAGCATCGTCGTGCGTATCAACGACAGAGGTCCTTTCGTGGCCGGGCGCGTAATCGACCTTTCAAAAATAGGTGCGGTAAAGCTTGACGTATTTAACGCCGGTACGGCTCCTGTTTTACTCGAAGTCGTAGGCTTTAACGGTAACGTTAGCGACAAAACTACCGCTCAGGCGCCTCAGGCTAAAAATAAACCTAGCGCGCAAAGTTCGGGTATAGCTAAAACCCAGCAGCAAAGTTTTGTCGGCGGAGTCTTTATGGTGCAAATCGGCGCGTTTAAAAATTTAAGCGGCGCAAATGCGCAAAGACAGCAATACGCCGGTAAATACGGTAATGGAGCGTATGATACGGTTATAAAGTCTTACGAGCTTGACGGAGGCAAGGTATATAGAGTGTTTATAGCCGGCTTTAGAAGCGAGGACGAGGCTAAAGACTTTATAAATGCCGGTCATATCGCGGGCGCGTTTTTCGTGAGAGAATAA
- a CDS encoding transglycosylase SLT domain-containing protein: MKIFRVIMLCLACAGWLFASATGSDSEQTQKMILKEFDIDAKFMKSSHYNDIKKSIKDSKRKEFADTIRNGHKHIPMLQKIIEDSGIPESFLYLAMTESGFSNHIVSSKKAIGIWQFMESTARLYGLRVDKYADERKDPMAATAAATKYLQSLKNDFGKWYLAMMAYNCGDARLREGIKKAGTDDLAVLLDDKKSYIPKETKRFVKKILTIAHIAKEQESLVAKTKTQDAVKSAELSKVSVPGGTTLMEVGDSIGLSLKKMKENNMHLKFVYTPPTQKPYYLYIPSNKKKMFNDNFEAAKNRKFEIYTVKENDTLLTIAEKTGVNHKIIKEYNGLASNEIKPDQKLVIPSEQNVNYLAEYMVKSGETLGEVSQKFDVALEDLKEANTLMSSNGSIGAKLAATE; encoded by the coding sequence ATGAAAATCTTTAGAGTAATAATGCTGTGTCTAGCCTGTGCGGGATGGCTTTTTGCGTCCGCAACCGGTAGCGACTCAGAGCAAACCCAAAAGATGATCTTAAAAGAATTCGACATAGACGCTAAATTTATGAAGAGTTCTCATTATAACGATATAAAAAAATCTATCAAAGATAGCAAAAGAAAAGAGTTTGCCGATACTATAAGAAACGGTCATAAGCATATACCGATGCTTCAAAAGATTATAGAAGATTCCGGTATCCCGGAGTCGTTTTTATATCTTGCTATGACGGAGTCCGGTTTTTCAAACCATATAGTATCTAGCAAGAAAGCCATCGGAATTTGGCAATTTATGGAGTCTACGGCTAGGCTTTACGGCCTTAGAGTCGATAAATATGCCGACGAGCGAAAAGACCCTATGGCGGCTACCGCTGCAGCCACTAAATACCTACAAAGCTTAAAAAACGACTTTGGCAAGTGGTATCTTGCAATGATGGCCTATAACTGCGGCGACGCAAGGCTAAGGGAAGGAATAAAAAAGGCCGGCACCGACGATCTAGCCGTTTTACTCGACGATAAAAAAAGCTATATTCCCAAAGAGACGAAAAGATTCGTAAAGAAAATTTTAACCATCGCGCATATAGCCAAAGAACAAGAAAGCTTGGTGGCTAAAACCAAGACCCAAGATGCCGTCAAAAGTGCCGAACTATCTAAGGTAAGCGTCCCGGGCGGTACTACGCTGATGGAGGTTGGCGACAGCATAGGACTTAGTCTAAAAAAGATGAAAGAAAACAACATGCATTTAAAATTCGTCTACACTCCCCCGACGCAAAAGCCGTACTATCTATATATACCGTCTAATAAAAAGAAAATGTTTAACGATAATTTCGAGGCTGCAAAAAATAGAAAATTTGAAATTTATACTGTCAAAGAAAACGATACGTTGCTAACCATAGCCGAAAAAACGGGCGTAAATCATAAAATTATAAAAGAATACAACGGCCTTGCTTCAAATGAAATTAAGCCTGATCAAAAACTAGTCATACCTAGCGAACAAAATGTAAATTATTTGGCGGAATACATGGTAAAAAGCGGAGAGACGCTGGGTGAAGTGTCGCAAAAATTCGATGTCGCGCTTGAAGATCTAAAAGAGGCTAATACGCTAATGAGCTCAAACGGTTCTATAGGAGCTAAACTTGCCGCAACCGAGTAG
- the hisB gene encoding imidazoleglycerol-phosphate dehydratase HisB, translating into MQRKTKETDISLELEIYGSGKAQISTGIGFFDHMLEAFCKHALFDIKLACKGDLHVDFHHSVEDVGIVIGQALREKIYPLSGVERFGEATVVMDEAAVNCALDLSNRPFLVYESINEGKVGEFDVELANEFFQALAFNAAITLHIAKIRGRNSHHILEASFKACAVALRRALTKNSRVGVPSTKGVL; encoded by the coding sequence ATGCAAAGAAAGACAAAAGAGACGGATATTAGCCTAGAGCTTGAAATTTACGGTAGTGGTAAAGCCCAGATAAGCACGGGTATAGGGTTTTTCGATCATATGCTTGAGGCTTTTTGCAAGCATGCGCTTTTTGATATAAAGCTTGCTTGCAAGGGCGATTTGCACGTAGATTTTCATCACAGCGTAGAGGACGTAGGTATTGTTATCGGACAAGCCTTAAGAGAGAAAATTTATCCGCTTAGCGGAGTCGAGAGATTTGGCGAGGCGACGGTGGTTATGGACGAGGCTGCGGTAAACTGCGCGCTTGATCTTTCAAATCGCCCGTTTTTAGTCTATGAGAGTATAAACGAAGGCAAAGTCGGCGAATTTGACGTAGAGCTGGCGAATGAATTTTTCCAAGCCCTAGCTTTTAATGCCGCAATTACGCTACATATCGCTAAAATTCGCGGACGAAACTCTCATCATATTTTGGAGGCTAGCTTTAAGGCCTGCGCCGTCGCGCTAAGAAGAGCCTTAACCAAAAACTCCAGAGTCGGCGTACCTAGCACAAAGGGCGTGCTATGA
- the lptC gene encoding LPS export ABC transporter periplasmic protein LptC, whose translation MVIRIFYIVVSVFSVAMVYLAIEEPYYSELLKGGEVSADMQMNAVTDYEINATTVNARYEADTWNRYAEFDEFIKFRAEIFKDNKEHNVSADKAFYNGGRIKFKGNAKYANSEKLTFFSDEVVYSTATKVAATETPFTMTRDEDKVVGKALVYDFELKKAYIKKAFALIEQDRKKRDEK comes from the coding sequence TTGGTTATAAGGATATTTTATATCGTCGTTAGCGTTTTTAGCGTAGCGATGGTTTATTTAGCGATTGAGGAGCCTTATTATAGCGAGCTCTTAAAAGGCGGCGAAGTTAGCGCAGATATGCAGATGAACGCGGTTACGGACTACGAGATAAACGCCACGACTGTAAATGCTAGATACGAAGCCGATACGTGGAATAGATACGCCGAATTTGACGAGTTTATAAAATTTAGGGCAGAAATCTTTAAGGATAACAAGGAGCATAACGTTAGCGCAGATAAGGCATTTTATAACGGAGGTCGCATTAAATTTAAAGGTAACGCTAAATATGCTAATAGCGAAAAATTGACGTTTTTCTCGGACGAGGTTGTTTATAGTACGGCAACGAAAGTAGCCGCGACCGAGACGCCTTTTACGATGACGCGCGACGAGGATAAGGTAGTCGGCAAGGCTTTGGTTTACGATTTTGAGCTAAAAAAGGCTTATATCAAAAAAGCGTTTGCCCTAATAGAACAAGATAGAAAGAAACGGGATGAAAAATGA
- a CDS encoding NAD(+) kinase — translation MKKENLLLPSEIKTVGLVAKINGDAVKNARILREILARYGVQILFENALAKHLNLKEGSNLQGFEVRELAMGCDFLISLGGDGTIISLCRNAAEISPFVLGIHAGRLGFLTDITMNECEKFFAEFFEGKFEVETPFMLDVFLHKKSGEILHKIAFNDAVIVGEKVGSMTHVEAFWNEKYFNAYFGDGVIVSTPVGSTGYNMSAGGAITYPLSEVFLVTPVCSHSLTQRPVVLPRGFEIKFKTSSAAVLVIDGQDRYKMSELEGVSMTLSASTARLIRHVGRDYFQILKEKLHWGYND, via the coding sequence ATGAAAAAAGAGAATTTATTGCTTCCTTCCGAGATAAAAACGGTCGGATTGGTCGCGAAAATCAACGGCGACGCAGTCAAAAACGCGCGAATTTTGCGCGAGATTTTGGCTAGATACGGCGTTCAAATTTTGTTTGAAAATGCGCTCGCTAAACATTTAAATTTAAAAGAGGGTTCGAATTTACAAGGATTTGAGGTGCGCGAGCTGGCTATGGGGTGCGATTTTTTGATCTCGCTTGGAGGCGACGGCACGATCATCTCGCTTTGTAGAAACGCAGCCGAGATTTCGCCCTTCGTGCTCGGCATTCACGCAGGCAGGCTGGGATTTTTAACAGATATCACGATGAATGAATGCGAGAAATTTTTCGCCGAGTTTTTCGAGGGTAAATTTGAGGTTGAGACCCCTTTTATGCTTGACGTTTTTTTGCACAAAAAAAGCGGGGAAATTTTGCATAAAATCGCATTTAACGACGCGGTAATCGTGGGCGAAAAGGTTGGCTCCATGACGCACGTGGAGGCTTTTTGGAACGAAAAATACTTTAACGCGTATTTTGGCGACGGCGTCATCGTCTCTACGCCCGTGGGCTCTACCGGATACAACATGAGCGCGGGCGGGGCTATAACCTATCCTTTGAGCGAGGTGTTTTTGGTTACGCCCGTTTGCTCGCACTCGCTCACGCAGCGCCCAGTCGTGCTTCCGCGCGGATTTGAGATCAAATTTAAAACTTCAAGCGCGGCGGTGCTGGTTATCGACGGGCAGGATAGGTATAAGATGAGCGAGCTTGAGGGCGTGAGCATGACGCTAAGCGCGAGCACGGCGCGGCTAATCCGCCACGTCGGGAGAGATTATTTTCAAATTTTAAAAGAAAAGCTGCATTGGGGTTATAATGATTGA
- a CDS encoding HAD hydrolase family protein, producing the protein MIEIVFLDVDGCLTDGKIVYSPNGDELKFFDVKDGYAIESWLKLGKKAAIITGRSSPIVEKRAQDLKITHVYQGVSDKFETAKQILEFEGLEFENAAAIGDDYNDYKLLKSVGWSFKPKNAIKELEVKTKLNHKGGNGAVREMIEMLIDSEGLRQEWAKRWL; encoded by the coding sequence ATGATAGAGATTGTATTTTTAGACGTAGACGGCTGTCTAACCGACGGCAAGATCGTTTATAGCCCTAACGGCGATGAGCTTAAATTTTTTGACGTTAAGGACGGGTACGCTATCGAGAGTTGGCTAAAGCTTGGCAAAAAAGCAGCGATCATCACGGGCAGAAGCTCTCCAATCGTCGAAAAAAGGGCGCAGGATCTAAAAATAACGCACGTCTATCAAGGCGTTAGCGATAAATTTGAAACCGCAAAACAGATACTGGAATTTGAAGGGCTGGAGTTTGAAAACGCTGCGGCTATAGGCGATGATTATAACGACTACAAGCTGCTAAAAAGCGTCGGATGGAGCTTTAAACCAAAAAACGCGATCAAAGAGCTTGAAGTAAAAACGAAGCTTAATCACAAAGGCGGTAACGGTGCGGTGCGCGAGATGATAGAGATGCTTATAGACAGCGAAGGCTTAAGGCAAGAGTGGGCTAAACGTTGGTTATAA
- the yihA gene encoding ribosome biogenesis GTP-binding protein YihA/YsxC — MIRVLNAKFLISAPDISLAPPANSSEVAFLGRSNVGKSSLINALVNQKGLAKSSSTPGKTRLINFFEVEYARGIKNEQGELSEERANLTFVDLPGFGYAKVAKSMHAQWRKNLDEYLKFRANIKLFVHLIDSRQFDMQIDRDVNDYLQSFLRPDQKILNFLTKSDKLNQSQKSAVLKVYPGAHFVSALKKTGVEKANELIYLNALGL, encoded by the coding sequence GTGATCCGCGTTTTAAACGCAAAATTTCTTATCTCTGCACCCGACATCTCGCTAGCTCCGCCTGCAAATTCTAGCGAAGTAGCGTTTTTAGGGCGTTCAAACGTCGGTAAAAGCAGCCTCATAAACGCACTAGTAAATCAAAAAGGACTAGCCAAAAGCAGCTCGACGCCGGGCAAAACGCGCCTCATAAATTTTTTCGAGGTTGAGTATGCGCGCGGTATCAAAAACGAGCAAGGCGAGCTAAGCGAGGAGAGGGCAAATTTGACCTTCGTCGATCTGCCGGGCTTTGGATACGCCAAAGTGGCTAAAAGCATGCACGCGCAGTGGAGAAAAAATCTCGACGAATATCTAAAATTTAGAGCCAACATAAAGCTTTTCGTGCATCTCATCGACTCGCGCCAGTTTGATATGCAAATCGATAGGGACGTAAACGACTATTTGCAAAGTTTCCTGCGCCCCGATCAAAAAATTTTAAATTTCCTCACAAAATCAGACAAGCTAAATCAAAGCCAAAAAAGCGCGGTTTTAAAAGTCTATCCGGGCGCGCATTTCGTTTCGGCGCTTAAAAAAACGGGCGTAGAAAAGGCAAACGAGCTTATATATCTAAACGCGCTGGGGCTGTAA
- a CDS encoding diguanylate cyclase produces the protein MEKSKILIVEDNKALAKLIAKKMEDNTEMQVDVAHSLAEAQAFLTKAKDYFITLLDLNLPDAPNGEVVDFVASKGLPIIVLTGSMDDKTRETFMDKDIVDYVYKGNMSDVNYIFHMIDRLKNNKQYKVMVVEDVMQTRNDVKKILQNLQFQVFTAAHGEEAMNYFADNPDIKLVVSDYGMPVKDGLEVLKELREQKDKNELGVIMMTSANENVSGAVFLKNGANDFIAKPFLKEELICRVNNTIENMENINKIANFANKDFLTGLFNRRYFYDDMQEYLASLEENPMPYAVAVIDVDGLKNINDKYGQDSGDKILKLLAKKLIDDTKSSDIAARFGGGEFCVLLKNVSQEDAVKFFVGLRAAIAANPVNIKNESVKISVSIGVTFGKSDYNVDEILELADEALYRAKQNGRNRVEIA, from the coding sequence ATGGAAAAAAGTAAAATTTTAATAGTAGAAGACAACAAAGCCTTAGCAAAGCTAATCGCTAAAAAGATGGAAGATAATACTGAAATGCAAGTGGACGTCGCTCACAGCTTGGCCGAAGCGCAGGCGTTTCTTACGAAGGCTAAGGATTATTTTATAACTTTGCTCGATTTAAATTTGCCCGATGCTCCAAACGGCGAAGTGGTCGATTTCGTAGCGTCTAAGGGACTGCCGATTATAGTTTTAACGGGCAGTATGGACGATAAGACTAGAGAGACTTTTATGGATAAGGACATCGTGGACTACGTCTATAAGGGAAATATGAGCGACGTAAATTATATATTTCATATGATAGATAGGCTAAAAAACAACAAGCAGTATAAAGTCATGGTAGTAGAAGACGTAATGCAGACCAGAAACGACGTAAAAAAAATATTGCAAAATTTGCAGTTTCAAGTATTTACGGCGGCTCACGGCGAAGAGGCGATGAATTATTTTGCCGATAATCCCGATATAAAACTCGTGGTTTCTGATTACGGCATGCCGGTAAAAGATGGTTTGGAGGTTTTAAAAGAGCTAAGGGAACAAAAAGATAAAAACGAGCTAGGCGTTATAATGATGACTAGCGCGAACGAAAACGTTAGCGGCGCGGTATTTTTGAAAAACGGAGCTAATGATTTTATCGCTAAGCCGTTTTTAAAAGAAGAGCTTATTTGCCGCGTAAATAATACCATAGAAAATATGGAAAATATCAATAAAATCGCAAATTTCGCCAATAAAGATTTTCTAACCGGATTATTTAATAGAAGGTATTTCTACGACGATATGCAAGAATACTTGGCAAGTTTGGAAGAAAATCCTATGCCTTACGCCGTAGCCGTGATCGATGTAGACGGGCTTAAAAATATCAACGATAAATACGGACAAGATAGCGGCGATAAAATTTTAAAACTGCTGGCTAAAAAATTAATTGACGACACCAAAAGCAGCGATATAGCGGCTAGATTCGGCGGCGGAGAATTTTGCGTTTTATTAAAAAACGTATCGCAAGAAGACGCGGTTAAATTTTTCGTCGGATTAAGAGCCGCAATAGCAGCCAATCCGGTAAATATTAAAAACGAATCGGTTAAAATTTCGGTTTCCATAGGCGTTACTTTCGGTAAAAGCGATTATAACGTCGACGAGATTTTGGAGCTTGCCGACGAGGCTCTTTATAGAGCTAAACAAAACGGTCGAAATAGGGTGGAAATAGCCTAA
- a CDS encoding TatD family hydrolase translates to MIIDTHCHLDDKSFDGDLAQVIENAHKNGIDGVLIPGADINDLPKAAKITREFENVFFAVGVHPYEKAGFDEETLRKFARDEKCIAVGECGLDYFRLPKDENEKEAEKAEQKRVFRAQLDMAVELNLPVILHIRDANEDSFNILKEYASRLVAAVLHCYNASPLLLELAKMGEFYFGIGGVLTFKNAKNLVQILPQIPRDRLLLETDAPYLTPEPFRGKRNEPAFTRLVAAKMAEILNLKEEEVMQITTKNAKKIFTKFNT, encoded by the coding sequence ATGATAATAGACACGCATTGTCATCTGGATGACAAAAGCTTTGACGGCGACCTTGCGCAAGTTATCGAAAATGCCCATAAAAACGGTATCGATGGAGTACTGATACCTGGGGCTGATATCAATGATTTACCAAAAGCGGCTAAAATAACTCGTGAATTTGAAAACGTATTTTTTGCCGTCGGAGTTCATCCGTATGAAAAGGCGGGATTTGACGAAGAGACGCTGCGTAAATTTGCGCGGGACGAAAAGTGTATAGCCGTGGGCGAATGCGGGCTTGATTATTTCCGCTTGCCTAAGGATGAAAACGAAAAAGAAGCGGAAAAAGCCGAACAAAAGCGCGTATTTAGAGCGCAGCTTGATATGGCCGTAGAGTTAAATTTGCCCGTTATCTTGCACATAAGAGACGCAAACGAAGATAGTTTTAATATCTTAAAAGAGTATGCAAGCAGGCTAGTTGCTGCGGTTTTGCACTGCTATAACGCTTCGCCGTTGCTTTTAGAGCTTGCTAAAATGGGCGAATTTTATTTTGGTATCGGCGGAGTTTTGACGTTTAAAAACGCAAAGAATTTGGTTCAAATTTTGCCCCAAATTCCGCGAGATAGGCTGCTACTTGAAACCGATGCGCCGTATCTGACGCCGGAGCCCTTTAGAGGCAAAAGAAACGAGCCTGCTTTTACGCGGTTGGTTGCGGCAAAGATGGCTGAGATTTTAAATTTAAAAGAAGAAGAGGTAATGCAAATAACTACGAAAAACGCGAAGAAAATTTTTACGAAATTTAACACGTAA
- a CDS encoding AAA family ATPase yields the protein MIERILIKQNLSFENVELNFGRGLSVFTGVSGAGKSVLMGSIMAVLGLKDSEAKLIEADVSHKFNLEEFGLESEEINTFKLFRDKTTRYFINSQAVSKKNLASIAKEHVKYLSAKEINEFENDRFLNLLDSLQAKKDAKFKEILSEFRLKFDEFSQISRELKKIIDEEKRVEELKEFASFEINKIESVSPKIGEFDELMELKKRLSKRDKILEAWNRAEQIFNFEQAVTDALSISDIDSSFFEEAMNELRVARENLNMDELEDVDIEGVLDRIEAINSLVRRYGGEEEALQTLKTRKAELARYENISFEKSELERKFKQNEAAVNALADKISQARAENLKELEALINSFLKELYMSEISLKINSKTLDAAGRDEVNLSLNETALKNLSSGELNRLRLAFIASESKITGGGEGVIILDEIDANLSGKEAMSIANVLLSLAKFYQIFAISHQPQLSSKADSHFLVEKRGETSNVRELKNEERVNELARMISGERITEEAINFARQLLVV from the coding sequence ATGATTGAGCGGATTTTGATAAAGCAAAATTTGAGTTTTGAAAACGTCGAGTTAAATTTCGGACGCGGACTTAGTGTATTTACGGGCGTGAGCGGCGCTGGCAAATCGGTCCTGATGGGCTCGATAATGGCGGTTTTGGGGCTAAAAGATAGCGAAGCAAAGCTGATAGAGGCTGACGTCTCGCATAAATTTAACCTTGAGGAATTCGGTCTTGAGAGCGAGGAGATAAATACCTTTAAGCTTTTTCGCGACAAAACGACGCGCTACTTTATAAACTCGCAAGCCGTTTCTAAAAAAAATCTAGCCAGCATAGCCAAAGAGCACGTCAAATACCTATCCGCAAAGGAAATAAACGAATTTGAAAACGATAGATTTTTAAATTTGCTAGATAGCTTGCAAGCGAAAAAAGACGCTAAATTTAAGGAAATTTTGAGCGAATTTAGGCTCAAATTTGATGAATTTAGCCAAATCTCGCGCGAGCTGAAAAAAATAATCGACGAAGAAAAAAGAGTGGAGGAGCTAAAGGAGTTTGCATCCTTTGAAATCAATAAAATAGAAAGCGTGAGCCCGAAAATCGGCGAATTTGACGAGCTAATGGAGCTAAAAAAGCGCCTGAGTAAAAGGGATAAAATTTTAGAAGCGTGGAATAGGGCGGAGCAAATTTTTAATTTCGAGCAGGCCGTGACGGACGCGCTAAGCATCAGCGATATCGATAGTAGCTTTTTTGAAGAAGCGATGAACGAGCTGCGAGTAGCGCGCGAAAATCTAAACATGGACGAGCTAGAAGACGTGGATATCGAGGGCGTGCTAGACCGCATCGAGGCGATAAACTCGCTCGTGCGTCGCTACGGCGGCGAGGAGGAGGCTTTGCAGACGCTAAAAACGCGCAAAGCGGAGCTTGCAAGATACGAAAATATAAGCTTTGAAAAGAGCGAGCTGGAGCGTAAATTTAAGCAAAATGAAGCCGCGGTAAATGCGCTGGCGGATAAAATCAGCCAGGCTCGCGCGGAAAATTTAAAGGAGCTTGAAGCGCTCATAAATTCGTTTCTAAAAGAGCTTTATATGAGCGAAATTTCATTAAAGATAAATAGTAAAACCCTAGACGCCGCCGGCAGGGACGAGGTAAATTTGAGCTTAAACGAGACGGCGCTAAAAAATCTAAGCTCAGGCGAGCTAAACCGATTAAGGCTAGCCTTTATCGCGAGCGAAAGCAAGATCACCGGAGGCGGCGAGGGCGTCATAATCTTAGATGAAATAGACGCGAATCTAAGCGGAAAAGAGGCGATGAGTATCGCAAACGTGCTGCTAAGCTTAGCCAAATTTTATCAAATTTTCGCTATCTCGCATCAGCCTCAGCTAAGCTCCAAGGCTGATTCGCATTTTCTAGTCGAAAAGCGCGGCGAAACCTCGAACGTAAGGGAGCTAAAAAACGAGGAGCGCGTGAATGAGCTAGCTCGTATGATAAGCGGAGAACGCATCACCGAGGAGGCGATAAATTTTGCCCGTCAGCTTTTGGTTGTTTAA
- the lptA gene encoding lipopolysaccharide transport periplasmic protein LptA, with protein sequence MTKIDLIKKTVLVLALGALPLLAEQVEITADEFYADEGKQISEFKGNVNIKKGKDTLTANLVVIHFDKNRNPLKYVASGNAKFRVFIKNKTYDGSGSELIYEPTPNLYTINGNGFLHEIETDKKVYGEKITVNQNSGMYNVNSGKKEPVKFIFQVEDKK encoded by the coding sequence ATGACGAAAATAGATTTGATTAAAAAGACGGTTTTGGTTTTGGCGCTTGGCGCTTTGCCTCTTTTAGCAGAGCAAGTAGAGATCACCGCAGATGAGTTTTACGCCGACGAAGGCAAGCAAATAAGCGAATTTAAAGGTAACGTAAATATTAAAAAAGGTAAAGATACGCTAACTGCTAATCTCGTCGTTATACATTTTGATAAAAATCGCAATCCGCTAAAATACGTCGCTTCCGGTAACGCTAAATTTAGAGTATTTATCAAAAATAAAACATACGACGGTAGCGGTAGCGAGCTTATTTACGAGCCAACGCCGAATTTATATACGATAAACGGCAACGGCTTTTTGCACGAGATAGAAACCGATAAAAAAGTCTACGGCGAAAAGATCACGGTCAATCAAAATAGCGGTATGTATAACGTAAACAGCGGCAAAAAAGAGCCTGTCAAATTTATATTCCAGGTTGAGGATAAAAAGTGA